Genomic window (Rhodothermia bacterium):
CAATGTGCCAGCGTGTTAACCACAATTAAAAAGACAAAAACAAATATGAAAACCAGCGTTTCAACCCAGTTCACCTTAATGTTCAAAGTCGCCCTTTTTTGTACGGTATTTACAGGTTTTTTTGCTGCTTTTTCGTTTGCTAAAAACTTCTTCCCAAGCTCTTTGGAAAGGCTTGTCTATGGCATTATTGGGTTGTTTGCTGCATTTGTAACGACATTTTTGTTTTTGAGGTTTGAGCAGAAAAAATTTTCAGATATTGAGTTATTCTTTGAAGCAAAAACATTTTTAAGATTTCTCTCAGGTGTCTTTATTGGCCTTCTCATCATGGGGTTTGTCGCTTTTGGTGTCATGTACTTTACCCACGTTGAGGTTAGACCAAGCCCAAAAGCGAATATTTTTTCCTTTTTCGTTATGACATCGCCATTAATATTGCTAGCCTTTGTAGAAGAATTGGGGTTTAGGGCTTACCCGCTTCAAATGCTTAAAGGTAAAGTCGGAATAAGACTTTCTATCACAATTACTTCAATACTCTTTGCGCTTTATCATATCGCTAATGGGTGGAGTGTCGTTAGTTCATTCTTAGGGCCTGCTGTTTGGGGTTTTCTTTTCGGAATTGCAGCCATTTATGCTAAGGGAATCGCTTTGCCTACTGGAATCCATTATGCGGCGAACCTGACAACGTCTGCTTTTGGGACAGAAAACAATGGGCTTACCCTATGGACTCTTACTCCTACAAATACAGTAAATACACTATATTATGGCTTTGATTTGGTCCTTATAATTCCTGCTTTCATTGTTTTATTGATTGCATTGATTGGGGTGGAATTATTTTTGATAAAAAAATGTTATTCAAAATAGTTGACTCTAAATAAACTGTTAAAAATTTTTTAAAAATCCTTGGAAATCCATTTCAAATATGGGAATAGGCTTTTGTTTAAAAGGATTATTTGTAGATTAATTTTAATGAGAGATGTTGACAGAAAAACACGGGAACCAGACCTAAGCCCGATTCCCGCGCACCCTTTTCCCATTATTTTCCCAAACAATACTCTCTTAAATTTTATCGGCGGAAGCGAAGTCCAAAGCCTAAGCGCTGTGTGTTGCTTTTTCCAAACCCATAGTTTGCACCAATCATCAGCTTTGGCGTAAGGTGGTATTGTAAAGCAACGTTTAAATCCAATATTTGCGGATTTAGGCTTTCCGGTATCGGACGATGCCAAACCAAAGTGGGTTGCACCGAAAAACGCTTGCCCAAAGGTTGTTTATAGGTTGCAGCACAGGTCATACTTTCCGGTAAACCTGCCAGTTGCTGGACGAAACACTGCGACAAAAAGTAGTTTTGCGGATTGGTTTGTAGCAAAAAACCGCCGCCCAACGTCCATTCAAAATCTTGTCCATTTTTTAACCCCGGCCTCAACGTTCCCAAAAAGGTTAGGCTGTTGGTGGCACGCATATTGACATCGAATGACACGCCATACCGGTGGTCGTATGGCCCTTTGGAGCCAAAGAGCGCAAAACCAGTGCGCGTTTTCTCTGTGAGTTTAAGCATGATGCCCAGTCGCCCACCCATCCAAGTTTCCTTTTCATTCTCGGTAGGAACATCACGGAAGGCGGCGGCAGTGAATGATAGGTTCCTATTATATTGGTGTGCGGCCTCGGCCACTTGTTGAACGACATGCCTTCCCTCAGAAACCGTCAGTTTACCTGTATTAACCGTTACGTCCGTTTTTGTGGCATATTGAAGCGCCCGAAGCCCCTCTAATGCACCCACATGATCGGGATGTGTGGACAAAACCTCGCGGTATTGCCTTCGGGCGTCTTCGTAGCGCATCAGCCCGCGAAGGGCGAAGGCCAACCCAACTTTGGCATCTACTTGCTCCGGGTTGGCTTGCACCAATTTTTGGAACCGATTGGCAGCAAGTTGGCTATTGCCCTGCCAAGCCGTTATCCATGCTTGTCCAATCTGTGCGGGAAATAGATAGGGATGGGTAGCCAATATCTGGTCATAGATTTCTAATGCTTCGCGGTATTTTTTTGCCCATCCCAATGTCATTGCCAGTTCTAACATTGGGCTTGTCTCTTCCGGAAATGCGGCACTTAGGGCGCGCAAGACGGCGATGGCCCCTGTTAAATCCCCGCGATGTCGTGCTTCGAGGGCACAGGCCGTGAGTCGTGTCACGTCACTGGCGGGAATTTCCTCCGGAATCGGGGGGCAGGTTGTTTGTTGCGCAACGGCATTGGGGCGCAAGAGCGCCATCATTGAAAACAAGATGAAAATAAACTTGGTGCAATTGCGCATAGATTAGGTTTGGTTTAGCTGTACATGGCACGAAGCACTACCAGCAGGCCAATAAAGAGCAGAATAACAACCTCTTTGTAGAGGAGTGTACGCTCGTTCCAACGGTCTTCCATGATCTCTGCATTGGCCAGCATATGGCGGCTTTTGCGGTTCAGAAAGGCGGTTTTGGCCTGCTGAAGGACTCCAAACGGTTTTCTGCTCAGAACGCCGCGCAGGATGTTATTGCTCAGGGTTCGCACCTCTTTGTAATTGCTCAGAACGCTTTGGGTCGGATTCATTGTTGTACCACGTTTACTCTTGGAACAGTTGTCCTTTGTGACGTGGGAAAAATCCCCCAAAAAAGAGGTACGGTTTGGTTTTGTTCGATTAAGCCTTTTTTCTTTTCGATAAGAACGGCCATTTGCAAGATGAACGGGTAAATTAAGGAAAGTGTATGCGAATCAAACACTTGGTATTACCTAAAGCACCACTCATCAACCGGAGGCAACCATTCACCCAAGTTCTGTTCCCAAACCCCTTATATTACTTGTTTATACAAAGTACGTACCGTATCCTAAGATTGCATAAAAAAACATCCCCTTCCCCATGTTTATTCGTGCCTAACACGATCATAGACACCTTTTAGAAGATGTCCATCCTAAACACCAACTCCCATGTTTACCATTTATCGTCTCGTAATTTTTCTCCTGTTGCTCTCGGCAGGAACGGTATATGCACAGCCAACAAACCTTGTTCAAGGCTTGGTGACTGATGCCCGATCTGGGGAAGTCGTTTCACAAGCTACTGTTGAGGTTGATGGCGCCGCATCACCCATACAAACCGACGAGTCTGGCGCATTCCGATTATTATGCAACTCCCTAAACAATTATCGCATTGTGGTGCATAAGCGCGGCTATCAAAGCAAAAGCGTTTTAGTGCCCGCTAAGGGCAATATTCAAGCCCTTAAATTGGCCTTGGAGCCGATCAATGTGACAGCAGCTTGGCAACATAACCGCATTTTTACAGGTGAAGGCTTGCAACAACTTCCTGTAAAAGGTGTGACGTCTGTCATAAAGCTCCAATCGGGCATTTCCAGCACCGATCGGGGCGACATTTATGGCCAAGATGGGGCTTCGGAGGAAGTGGTTTATGTGGTGGATGGTATCAGGACAAGCGCTTTACCGCTGGGTTATGGAAGCATCAAACGGATGGAAACACAACTGGGAACGCACATTTCGGCGGAATACGGGGATGCAATGTCTGGCATAGTCCGGATAGAAACCCCCACGGGTAATGAAAATATCTATTACCTAACTTTTAGGGTTTGGGGTTAAACAACTTGGTCAACTATTATGGGTATAATCACTTAGGAACTACAGAAACCAATCAGGAAAATGTTGAGGACTATATGCGCCTGCTTGACACGAACAACCCATCGTCCTCCATTGCAAGTACTGCCCCGTACCGCC
Coding sequences:
- a CDS encoding carboxypeptidase regulatory-like domain-containing protein, whose protein sequence is MFTIYRLVIFLLLLSAGTVYAQPTNLVQGLVTDARSGEVVSQATVEVDGAASPIQTDESGAFRLLCNSLNNYRIVVHKRGYQSKSVLVPAKGNIQALKLALEPINVTAAWQHNRIFTGEGLQQLPVKGVTSVIKLQSGISSTDRGDIYGQDGASEEVVYVVDGIRTSALPLGYGSIKRMETQLGTHISAEYGDAMSGIVRIETPTGNENIYYLTFRVWG
- a CDS encoding CPBP family intramembrane metalloprotease — its product is MKTSVSTQFTLMFKVALFCTVFTGFFAAFSFAKNFFPSSLERLVYGIIGLFAAFVTTFLFLRFEQKKFSDIELFFEAKTFLRFLSGVFIGLLIMGFVAFGVMYFTHVEVRPSPKANIFSFFVMTSPLILLAFVEELGFRAYPLQMLKGKVGIRLSITITSILFALYHIANGWSVVSSFLGPAVWGFLFGIAAIYAKGIALPTGIHYAANLTTSAFGTENNGLTLWTLTPTNTVNTLYYGFDLVLIIPAFIVLLIALIGVELFLIKKCYSK